Within Lolium rigidum isolate FL_2022 chromosome 5, APGP_CSIRO_Lrig_0.1, whole genome shotgun sequence, the genomic segment atttttatcaaattacttgcaaagtactatacttatcactcttgcatgaaaagcaaaaatactattttcataactatgaatatgactatgtggtgggcaatggaaccatggtatgagtatggtggaggttccattgcaatgggtttacatCCATATAGGATTAAAAagaaatgtcgtctagtgattcttgtgtcgtaaaacccgtgttaaccataagatctagagtgggacggagtagtcagttgtatttcttcctctcgtacatcaacggatgcgcttactgtagtagttgtatcttgcgagaacaaccggatgGGTGGGGAAcctttaagtccccacggtaatgtggtctatgatgggttgcagaagGCCGGCGAAGGTATCGAGGTCGGATGATACCCAATGGGGTATGCTGACCGGCGGGGATATTAGTTGAGGTCGGATGATATCCAATGGAtatgctgaccggcgaggacccaagaggtcggaactgcaacaaagggtgggtgtgcggggtcgtggagaaatgcaatgattggctaggaccttatacctggCCCCATACCAAGGAAGTATGGACGAGCACGCGACTCGGTTgtgcaacaaggttaagatctcttatgggtaaagcaacacacatttgcagagtgtatcaaatcgtgacctgtcactccctgttccgggttttggaactgcgaacgcggccgaaaaggaactccatgaagttctagacacccggtgaaggctgacggtcatagctcttcggaataaaagcaacctttacaagaaatgcttacaaaaacctgcattggtatatgactttctggtctagtgtcGTAGCTGGTGCctaaaacacctctttcctataatgaacttgttgagtacgctcgtactcatacctcttataatcccatgcttagattttcTGAACCACCTGGAGGAGGCCAATGAAGGACCCGAAGGAGCATATGgaatctgctatgaagaaccaaacctctctggaggagtagagggggtaGATTATCTGATCgtttacggaaccggggaggttccAGAAGAAGACACCACTTAAGCAACACAATTAGTAGTAGTCGAGTAGCACGAACTCTATAGTATTTAGCTCGATTAGAAATGGTACTAGCCTGCTTAGACCTATATTGTATAAGTTAAGTAGGGTTCACCTAGAACCTTTGAGTTATCCTCtacggacccaggaggagctccaatgTGATGTACATATATGGCTTGTAATCTTAAGTGAGTAAAATAAAGACcagctatgtttctgttgtactactctgagggatgtaatatttgcggattggtacttcgcacatgttatgtcaacgactgacatactacaacatgcagtggtatgcaaggtcaccacaacacaacacaacatcGAGATGAACAACACCGACGGCCTCATCAGCCGGAGGAACACCTGGAACAGGGAGGGGCACCTCCGCTTCTGGTGCGTTCCCGGGAGAACCCTCGAGCACGTCGTCGACGGCATCCATAATGGCaccccaaggctggagatgctgcCTTTGCCGCCACCATCTCCTTCGCCCGCAGCACGCTGGCAGCCAAGAGGACGTACTTGTcatcctcgaactcttcttcctcggggccggcgcgatcggCGCTTTCGTCGCACCGCGCCACACCCTACATCGTGccgaagcgcgaggtgaaggatgAGCCGGAGTATGCGACGCCGCCCGTCAATCGGAGGCGTGGCATCAACAGCGTCAGCATCCGCTAACCAGCGGCAGCAGCACATGCGTGTCGGAGGCGCCGTCCTCATccagaagccggaggtgaaggaggagcgggacgacgaggaagccgcgaAGGCCGCGCTGTTGGCGGAGCACGagtgccagcagcgacgaccccgatgaCTGTCAAGGGTTGCACGCGGCGtcgttgaacgacaaggacgcctggaggggcgacgtcgACGCGGCGAACGCAATGTCCATCCGCGACGCCGGGAAGccgctcgtcgacctcaccgACAATGACGAAACTGGACCAAGCGACGCGGCGAAGGACGAGCGCGGTAAGCAggacgtcgtcgtcgacgacataTACAACTTTCACCAGTACTACGACCCctctggccgccgcaagtactattAGTGTTTAGGTTTCAATTTTATCGAATtttgttcgaatctatgtaatatataataTATAGCAAGTTCAAATAAATTCAACCGTTTtctattaaattttaaaaatctcaaattctgtctgggggacgcggctggggagcggttcccaaacgcgacacgaagaaaacgcgtcccccaaacgctaaaTCCGATGCCGTTTGTAGGACGcgtctggagatgctcttaatcgcGTGTACAGGGAGCTCTCCGGGTTGACGGGGATAAGGCGAGCTGGCCTGATGCCAGACAGCTAGAGAAAGGCAAGATATGGAGGATAGCGACGGCGTGGCGGCTAACTCTTGCGTGTTTGACCGATTGGCAGGGAACATAAGATGGGTAGAGCCACAGTTCGATATGGCAGGAACTGCGTTTGCGTATGCTCTGAGCCAGGCCAAAACAATACATGCCCAAGAGGATCTGCAGAGACTAGAACGAAGACAGAAAATTTCCTTGCGTGCGTCCCCGGCCTGTGAAAGACCAAACGATGAAACGACGACGAGAAATCAAACCCAGCACACGTTATTTTTTGTTTCGAGGGTACAAACCCAGTACACGCGTTTTCTATAAGATCAAAACAAACAGGAAAGGGGCAGGCAATGTCTTCATCATCTACAGAACGCACGCGGTTTTGCTCAACAGTAAGCACACATTTCCTCATCAGCTAGGCAAGTATCTACGCACGCGGTATCGTTCGATAGCAAGTGGCCTAGGGGCGGCCGAACTAATTTGTTCTATATATGCGGCTTACCTTCCAAGTCGCACTTACTTGTCCATCAAAGTCATGAAGATAAGCCCGTCTGACGGGGCACAGATTCTATAAAAAGACCAGCTGTGAACATCACCCTCACCGTGCCTAATCCTCTCATCTAGAGCTTCTCAGCAGCAGACGAGATGCATCGTTCTATCGTTGTTATCACGACGCTCGCGCTCCTGGCCGGTGCTGTCTCGGCATGGCTTCCCAAGGAGCACGACTTGGCTGCTTTCAAGGGCATCAACAAGATCAGGGGCGTTAATTTCGGCGGTATGTCTGATGTCTCCTTTGCAACAACTACTTCCTCATTCCTCCCATAATATAAGTCACATTCTTTTTCCAAAATTATACGGATTCAGAACGTATAAGTGCTTGCATTCCTCTTACAAATCTCTTTGTGTTTGTATATATTTATACAGATTTTGTGGATATAATAGAAGTATAAATCGTAGTGAGTGTTGTAAActttgggaaggagggagtactaACTAACACGGGTTGAAATTCTCAGGTTGGCTCATCTGCGAGCCATGGATGATGAGCGACGAGTGGAACAACGTCATGGGCTGCAACGGGGCTGCCTCCGAGTTCGACTGCATGCTAAACAATTACATGGGAAGCAATCGAGCTGCCGGCAACGACAAGTTCGAGACTCACTGGAGGACTTGGATCAATGCCGACAGCGTCGAGTCAGTCCACTACGTTGGCCTGAACACGATTCGCATTCCCATCGGGTACTGGTCCTACGTGGACATTGTCGACAAGGCCAGTGAGCCCTTTGCCGACGGCAACAGGATGCTCCCATACCTGGATGCCGTTGTTCAAAAGGCTGCTGACCTTGGCATCTATGTCATCATCGATCTGCATGGGGCTCCCGGCGGGCAGCAACAAGACGCCTTTACCGGCCAGAACAACAAGCCAGCCGGTTTCTTCAACGACTACAATTTTGACCGCGCCAACAGGTGGATATCCTGGATGACGAGGCGCATCCACACAAACCCTGCCTACGCCACCGTCGGCATGATTGAGGTTCTCAACGAACCCGTCTCCGGACACGACCCGGCCGGACGGTACCCTGCCCCGGGTCAGGTTCCGGGGCTGGTCCAGAAGTACTACCCGGGCGCTCTCAAGGCGGtccgagatgccgaagcgtctcTCGGAGTGGCTGACGGCAACAAACTCCATGTGCAGTTCATGTCCCAGAAATGGGACTCAGGCAACGCGCGCGACAACTCTGCCGTGGCCAACGACCAACGCACTGCGTTCGATGACCACAACTACATTGGCTTCGCCTTGAAAGACGGGGGCAACCGGGACAGCCTCATGAGGAGTGCCTGCAATGACCATCGCACCGTGAACGGGCAGGCATTCACCATTACCGGCGAGTGGAGCATGACATCCAGCGTGAGCCCGGATGACAAAGACTTCTTCAGGAAGTTCTTCACGGCCCAACAACAGCTCTACGAggagcctgggatgagtggctggATCTACTGGACGTGGAAAACACAGTTGAATGATCCTCGATGGACCTACTCTCATGCCACGTACCTCAATCTGATCCCCACAGATGCCGCTGCCTTGGAAAGGAATGTGTATCAAGATATCTGTTACCCTTATAGATAGAGACACATACTACTTTTTAGATGAGGTCTATTCATACCTCTTATATTTTACTAATGTGCCGTCAGTTTTCCCCTTAAGCATCAAATTTCATAATTTGGGATTTTAATTTCGATGAGGAAATTGGAAATTGTTCCTGTAAATTCTTATCAGATTTCCGTGTTCCAAAATTCCAGAATATAGCCAGCCAAATGTTAAAGCATTATGTATTGATCAGTACGTAGTTCAAGTCTAATAATCTTACGGAGATGTAAGAACAAAAAAAATATTACTAAGCTGTAGATGTGTATCTACATACTAAATAGTATGTA encodes:
- the LOC124653943 gene encoding probable glucan endo-1,6-beta-glucosidase B, which produces MHRSIVVITTLALLAGAVSAWLPKEHDLAAFKGINKIRGVNFGGWLICEPWMMSDEWNNVMGCNGAASEFDCMLNNYMGSNRAAGNDKFETHWRTWINADSVESVHYVGLNTIRIPIGYWSYVDIVDKASEPFADGNRMLPYLDAVVQKAADLGIYVIIDLHGAPGGQQQDAFTGQNNKPAGFFNDYNFDRANRWISWMTRRIHTNPAYATVGMIEVLNEPVSGHDPAGRYPAPGQVPGLVQKYYPGALKAVRDAEASLGVADGNKLHVQFMSQKWDSGNARDNSAVANDQRTAFDDHNYIGFALKDGGNRDSLMRSACNDHRTVNGQAFTITGEWSMTSSVSPDDKDFFRKFFTAQQQLYEEPGMSGWIYWTWKTQLNDPRWTYSHATYLNLIPTDAAALERNVYQDICYPYR